Proteins co-encoded in one Parascardovia denticolens DSM 10105 = JCM 12538 genomic window:
- the ppgK gene encoding polyphosphate--glucose phosphotransferase, whose product MIESAQAFGVDIGGSGIKGAPVNLYEGKFADERLRIPTPEVSTPEAVADVVKQILDHFDVQDGTPIGIAFPAPIKPGKPLDFMANLDQSWIGVDINKLMSERTGRRCHVVNDADAAGLAEAQFGAAKGEKGLVIATTLGTGIGTALIMHGVLVPNTELGHLILDGKDAEKYCADSARSAKELTWKKWGKRLTKYYKLLEHYFSPDIFVVGGGVSKKSDKFFPFIKIDTPIVPAQLLNDAGIVGAAYFASQAEGQQL is encoded by the coding sequence ATGATCGAGTCGGCTCAAGCTTTTGGCGTTGATATTGGCGGCTCCGGCATCAAAGGTGCGCCGGTAAACCTGTACGAAGGAAAATTCGCGGACGAGCGTCTGCGCATCCCCACCCCGGAGGTTTCCACCCCCGAGGCCGTGGCTGATGTGGTCAAGCAGATCCTGGACCACTTCGATGTGCAGGACGGAACTCCCATCGGCATCGCCTTCCCTGCGCCAATCAAGCCCGGCAAGCCTCTGGACTTCATGGCCAATCTGGATCAATCATGGATCGGCGTGGACATCAACAAACTGATGTCGGAGCGGACCGGTCGCCGTTGCCACGTGGTCAATGATGCTGACGCCGCCGGTCTGGCTGAGGCCCAGTTCGGCGCAGCCAAAGGCGAAAAAGGTCTGGTCATCGCCACCACCCTCGGGACCGGCATTGGAACCGCCCTGATCATGCATGGGGTGCTTGTCCCTAACACCGAGTTAGGCCACTTGATTCTTGATGGCAAGGACGCCGAGAAGTATTGCGCTGATTCCGCCCGTTCCGCCAAAGAACTGACCTGGAAGAAATGGGGCAAGCGGCTGACCAAGTATTACAAGCTGCTGGAGCACTACTTCAGCCCCGACATTTTCGTGGTCGGCGGTGGCGTCAGCAAGAAGAGCGACAAGTTCTTCCCCTTCATCAAGATTGATACCCCCATTGTTCCCGCGCAGCTCCTGAACGATGCCGGTATCGTCGGCGCCGCCTACTTCGCCTCCCAAGCGGAAGGGCAGCAGCTCTGA
- a CDS encoding nitroreductase family protein: protein MSDFHTSLLDAIDVRVTTRFYEDRPIDEDLSRQLRQNIDAINAISGLHIQLIEGHPEVFAEANTSGHLRNARNFIALVGPKDQSDALEMLGYYGERLALSATLSGLQTGWVAGSWDKAAAEAACAINPDEALYLCLTIGYQEDYDQLMNKSYEERCAEQQSHRPSKKLEELYSVVDDAQAPLPDWFLDGIKSVQKAPSAMNRQPIHFTFNPGNDLVRAFSQSSLEGPGIFSLVDLGIAKLHFQIGAGGGTWEWGDDASYARR from the coding sequence ATGAGTGATTTTCATACTTCCTTATTGGACGCCATTGATGTGCGCGTCACCACCCGTTTCTATGAGGACAGGCCGATTGATGAGGACCTGAGCCGTCAGCTGCGTCAAAACATTGACGCGATCAATGCGATTTCCGGCCTGCATATTCAGCTGATCGAAGGGCATCCCGAGGTCTTCGCTGAGGCCAATACCTCCGGTCATCTGCGCAATGCCCGGAATTTCATCGCCCTCGTCGGCCCGAAAGACCAGTCGGATGCCTTGGAAATGCTGGGATACTACGGCGAGCGCCTGGCTTTGTCCGCGACCTTGTCCGGTCTGCAGACCGGTTGGGTCGCCGGTTCCTGGGACAAGGCCGCCGCCGAGGCCGCCTGCGCCATCAACCCCGACGAAGCCTTGTACCTATGCCTGACCATCGGCTATCAAGAGGATTACGACCAGCTCATGAACAAGTCGTATGAGGAAAGATGCGCCGAGCAGCAGTCGCATCGCCCCAGCAAAAAGCTGGAAGAGCTTTACAGCGTGGTCGATGACGCTCAAGCTCCCCTGCCCGACTGGTTCCTCGACGGGATAAAATCCGTGCAGAAGGCCCCGTCCGCCATGAACCGCCAGCCGATACACTTCACCTTCAATCCCGGCAACGATCTGGTGCGGGCTTTCAGCCAGTCCAGTTTGGAAGGCCCCGGAATTTTCAGCCTCGTGGATTTGGGCATTGCCAAGCTCCACTTCCAGATCGGCGCCGGCGGCGGGACGTGGGAATGGGGCGATGACGCCTCTTACGCCCGGCGATAA